Proteins found in one Promicromonospora sukumoe genomic segment:
- a CDS encoding family 43 glycosylhydrolase gives MQRSTRPSRLPLRPVAVGAVVALIGSLFPFLPTTDAGAAAAAATTAATTAAAALSVVHADDVRGHLTLPTSGQDGATVTWASSDPGVVAPDGVVHRPAHGAGDTEVTLTATVEADGATSAREIPLTVREQPEAAPYEGYAFSYFTGNSVAGEKIYFAASRGNDALTWDEVNDGQPTLESAEGTRGLRDPFLIRSPEGDRFFLIATDLSIGRNGDWDAAQRHGSQYLEVWESTDLITWSEQRHIKVSPDNAGNTWAPEAYWDETLGQYVVFWASKLYADDDPDHTGSAYNRMLYATTRDFVTFSEAQVWQDRGESRIDSTVIRENDVYYRFTKDEGGGGTGCSDIIQEKSASLTAVDLPGDPAWEFMAGCIGREAGTSAVEGPTVFKANPGDTSGSPYYLFVDEYGGRGYIPLGTDDLEHPDWQVPADYDLPASPRHGTVIPVTSAELAALREGIVVPEPPTPVVADENGLVAHYALDETAGTVAADGTGHGYGVVVSGDATWADGALNLGGTSGHVRLPDDMMAGLDAITVSTKVWLDPAQATPYFVWGLGNTDGGGVGNGYLFTTGNNYRSSIATGNWSTEQTVTSGSALPRGAWKTLTYTLQDGTARLYLDGVRVGERTGVTIEPGDIGDGRTTANYIGRSTYTADRYLRGKVRDFRLYNRALSDDEVRELGADPTAITGVDLDALKVPAVIDGATSSVTLPVTPGTDVTALEPGFEVVSTSTVSPQVTGPVDLSQPRTFTVTAGDGSSRDWTVRAVEMRSPVLPGLYADPNIAHFGDSYYLYATSDGVAGWGGKDFYVWTSKDLVDWQRSAEPILTLDGANGDVPWATGNAWAPTIIERDGKYYFYFSGHNPTYNRKTIGVAVADSPEGPFVARPTAMILNNESVASGQAIDPAAFEDPETGRYYLFWGNGGPSNGPVYAELSDDMLSIKQDTLARIGGLTDFREGTFLNYRDGLYHLTYSIDDTGSANYRVGYATATSVDGPWTYRGVILSKDTSQGILATGHSSIVQVPGTDEWYIAYHRFALPGGDGTHRETTVDRLTFGADGLMRQVTPTLTSVDPLPYDGVRPTALRPPKVSGRAAVGSTLAATSGHWDQRRLAFAYQWLRDGAAVAGAEGRTYRLTAADVGHRITVRVTATTPGALPGVAVSDATRTVEGRAGCRDRVAV, from the coding sequence GTGCAAAGAAGCACTCGTCCTTCCCGCCTGCCCCTGCGGCCGGTCGCCGTGGGCGCCGTCGTCGCCCTGATCGGCAGCCTTTTCCCGTTCCTTCCCACGACCGACGCCGGCGCCGCGGCGGCGGCGGCAACCACAGCCGCGACCACGGCGGCCGCCGCCCTGAGCGTCGTGCACGCTGACGACGTCCGCGGCCACCTCACCCTGCCGACGTCGGGCCAGGACGGCGCGACGGTCACGTGGGCGTCGTCCGACCCCGGCGTCGTCGCGCCCGACGGCGTCGTCCACCGCCCGGCGCACGGCGCGGGCGACACGGAGGTCACCCTGACCGCGACCGTCGAGGCCGACGGCGCGACCTCGGCCCGGGAGATCCCGCTCACGGTCCGTGAGCAGCCGGAAGCGGCCCCGTACGAGGGCTACGCCTTCAGCTACTTCACGGGCAACTCGGTCGCCGGCGAGAAGATCTACTTCGCCGCGAGCCGGGGCAACGACGCCCTGACCTGGGACGAGGTGAACGACGGGCAGCCCACCCTGGAGTCCGCCGAGGGCACCCGGGGCCTGCGCGACCCGTTCCTGATCCGCTCGCCCGAGGGTGACCGCTTCTTCCTGATCGCGACCGACCTGTCGATCGGGCGCAACGGCGACTGGGACGCGGCGCAGCGGCACGGCAGCCAGTACCTGGAGGTCTGGGAGTCCACGGACCTGATCACCTGGTCCGAGCAGCGCCACATCAAGGTCTCGCCCGACAACGCGGGCAACACCTGGGCGCCCGAGGCCTACTGGGACGAGACCCTCGGGCAGTACGTCGTGTTCTGGGCCTCGAAGCTCTACGCCGACGACGACCCCGACCACACCGGCAGCGCCTACAACCGCATGCTCTACGCGACCACGCGCGACTTCGTGACGTTCAGCGAGGCGCAGGTCTGGCAGGACCGCGGCGAGTCGCGCATCGACTCCACGGTGATCCGGGAGAACGACGTCTACTACCGGTTTACCAAGGACGAGGGTGGCGGCGGGACGGGCTGCTCGGACATCATCCAGGAGAAGTCGGCGTCGCTGACCGCCGTCGACCTGCCCGGCGACCCCGCCTGGGAGTTCATGGCCGGGTGCATCGGCCGCGAGGCGGGCACGTCCGCCGTCGAAGGACCGACGGTTTTCAAGGCGAACCCGGGCGACACGTCCGGCTCGCCGTACTACCTGTTCGTCGACGAGTACGGCGGCCGGGGCTACATCCCGCTCGGCACCGACGACCTGGAGCACCCCGACTGGCAGGTGCCCGCGGACTACGACCTGCCCGCCAGCCCGCGCCACGGCACCGTCATCCCGGTCACGTCCGCCGAGCTCGCCGCGCTGCGCGAGGGCATCGTCGTCCCCGAGCCTCCGACGCCGGTCGTCGCCGACGAGAACGGCCTGGTCGCGCACTACGCGCTGGACGAGACCGCGGGCACGGTCGCCGCGGACGGCACCGGCCACGGGTACGGCGTCGTCGTCAGCGGTGACGCCACCTGGGCCGACGGCGCGCTGAACCTGGGCGGGACCAGCGGCCACGTGCGGCTGCCCGACGACATGATGGCGGGGCTCGACGCCATCACCGTCTCCACGAAGGTCTGGCTGGACCCGGCGCAGGCCACGCCCTACTTCGTCTGGGGCCTGGGCAACACCGACGGCGGCGGCGTCGGCAACGGCTACCTGTTCACCACGGGGAACAACTACCGCTCCTCGATCGCGACCGGCAACTGGTCCACGGAGCAGACCGTCACCTCGGGCTCGGCCCTGCCGCGCGGCGCCTGGAAGACGCTCACCTACACGCTCCAGGACGGCACCGCGCGGCTCTACCTCGACGGCGTCCGGGTCGGTGAACGCACCGGCGTCACGATCGAGCCCGGCGACATCGGCGACGGCCGCACCACGGCCAACTACATCGGCCGCTCCACCTACACCGCCGACCGGTACCTCCGGGGCAAGGTCCGCGACTTCCGCCTCTACAACCGCGCCCTGTCCGACGACGAGGTCCGCGAGCTCGGGGCCGACCCGACCGCCATCACCGGTGTCGACCTGGACGCCCTGAAGGTTCCCGCCGTCATCGACGGCGCGACGTCGTCCGTGACGCTGCCGGTGACGCCCGGGACCGACGTGACCGCGCTGGAACCGGGCTTCGAGGTCGTGTCCACGTCGACGGTCTCGCCGCAGGTCACAGGGCCCGTCGACCTGTCGCAGCCGCGCACGTTCACGGTCACCGCCGGGGACGGCAGCAGCCGGGACTGGACGGTGCGCGCCGTCGAGATGCGCTCGCCGGTGCTGCCGGGCCTGTACGCCGACCCGAACATCGCGCACTTCGGCGACAGCTACTACCTCTACGCGACGTCGGACGGCGTCGCGGGCTGGGGCGGCAAGGACTTCTACGTCTGGACGTCGAAGGACCTCGTGGACTGGCAGCGCTCGGCCGAGCCGATCCTCACCCTGGACGGCGCGAACGGCGACGTGCCCTGGGCCACGGGCAACGCCTGGGCGCCCACGATCATCGAGCGGGACGGGAAGTACTACTTCTACTTCTCCGGCCACAACCCCACCTACAACCGCAAGACGATCGGGGTCGCCGTCGCCGACAGCCCGGAGGGCCCGTTCGTCGCGCGGCCGACGGCGATGATCCTCAACAACGAGTCGGTCGCGTCCGGGCAGGCGATCGACCCGGCCGCGTTCGAGGACCCCGAGACCGGGCGGTACTACCTGTTCTGGGGCAACGGCGGGCCGTCGAACGGCCCGGTGTACGCCGAGCTGAGCGACGACATGCTCTCCATCAAGCAGGACACCCTGGCCCGGATCGGCGGGCTGACCGACTTCCGGGAGGGCACGTTCCTCAACTACCGCGACGGGCTCTACCACCTGACCTACTCGATCGACGACACCGGGTCGGCGAACTACCGCGTCGGGTACGCGACCGCCACCAGCGTGGACGGCCCGTGGACCTACCGCGGCGTCATCCTGAGCAAGGACACCAGTCAGGGCATCCTCGCGACCGGGCACAGCTCGATCGTCCAGGTGCCCGGCACCGACGAGTGGTACATCGCCTACCACCGGTTCGCGCTGCCCGGCGGCGACGGCACGCACCGGGAGACCACGGTCGACCGGCTGACGTTCGGCGCCGACGGCCTGATGCGGCAGGTCACGCCCACCCTGACGAGCGTGGACCCGCTGCCCTACGACGGCGTGCGGCCGACGGCGCTGCGGCCGCCGAAGGTGAGCGGCCGGGCCGCGGTCGGGTCCACCCTCGCGGCGACGTCCGGGCACTGGGACCAGCGGCGGCTGGCGTTCGCGTACCAGTGGCTGCGCGACGGCGCCGCGGTCGCGGGCGCGGAGGGCCGCACGTACCGGCTGACCGCCGCCGACGTCGGCCACCGGATCACCGTCCGGGTGACCGCCACGACGCCGGGCGCCCTGCCGGGGGTCGCGGTCTCGGACGCGACCCGCACGGTCGAGGGCCGGGCCGGCTGCCGGGACCGGGTGGCCGTGTAG
- a CDS encoding FtsX-like permease family protein, translating into MRRRLTDLTLGVRLSVGGGRSGWARLALIAVGVGLGVTMLLVAASIPSVLDARGERAAARSVESAQELTPGSPTLLTAEVRSVFHDEAINGRLLQPEDGDAPLPPGVTRQLAPGDVVVSPALERLLASDDGAALRGRWGDRTVGTIGAEGLAGPGELTFYLGTDRLTAETANRIQSFGGVEMPDDGVDPVLMLLALVGMVVLLLPVAIFVSTAVRFGSEHRDRRLAAVRLVGADVGATRRIAAGETLAGAVLGLLVGTLLFLAIGQVAGYVVPAGLTFFPADLRPVPVLAALIVLLVPVTTVLVTLSALRQVLVEPLGVVRLSGRRRRRFWWRLIFPAAGLALLHPLVTGLDDAPETQIMIVAGLVFLLTGVALVLPWLVEATVHRLRGGTVAWDLAVRRLQLDSGTAVRAVSGIAVSVAGLIALQGLVGAIGALNAEAQADTRTFQAAVLDIDPGADTSEVWVRELAGARGVTGVDTLTSVWATPDGSSAADDEILVGTGTCEVLAQEAQIGTCADGDVFVVLPDGATAPAANTSYLLGDPGAEAGPADDADALATWTLPASAETVAPPEGGVTAMNGGGPAQILATPGALAGASFAPVSVTTYVALDPAQPDALDHLRTAAAQVDPVAYASPIEQRGITAALGGIRQVLLVGTVALLAMVGASMLVNVIEQLRERRRLLAVLVAFGTRRRTLSASVLYQVAIPVVLGLALAVVTGSVLAVALQTAVEAPVRFDWAGVGATSGVAALVVLLTTAAGLPLLWRLTRPEGLRSE; encoded by the coding sequence ATGAGGCGACGGCTGACCGACCTCACCCTCGGCGTGCGGCTGAGCGTGGGCGGCGGCCGGTCCGGCTGGGCGCGGCTCGCGCTGATCGCCGTCGGGGTGGGGCTGGGCGTGACGATGCTGCTGGTCGCGGCGAGCATCCCGTCGGTGCTGGACGCGCGCGGCGAGCGCGCGGCCGCCCGGTCGGTGGAGTCGGCGCAGGAGCTGACGCCGGGATCGCCCACGCTGCTCACCGCGGAGGTCCGCTCGGTCTTCCACGACGAGGCGATCAACGGCCGGCTCCTCCAGCCCGAGGACGGCGACGCCCCGCTGCCTCCCGGCGTGACCCGGCAGCTCGCGCCCGGCGACGTCGTCGTCTCCCCCGCCCTGGAACGCCTGCTCGCCTCCGACGACGGCGCCGCGCTGCGCGGGCGCTGGGGCGACCGCACGGTCGGCACGATCGGCGCGGAGGGGCTGGCCGGGCCCGGGGAGCTCACCTTCTACCTGGGCACCGACCGGCTCACGGCGGAGACGGCGAACCGCATCCAGTCCTTCGGCGGGGTCGAGATGCCCGACGACGGGGTCGACCCCGTCCTGATGCTGCTCGCCCTGGTCGGCATGGTGGTGCTGCTCCTGCCCGTCGCGATCTTCGTGAGCACCGCCGTGCGTTTCGGCAGCGAGCACCGGGACCGCCGGCTCGCCGCGGTCCGCCTGGTGGGGGCCGACGTCGGCGCGACCCGGCGGATCGCCGCCGGCGAGACCCTCGCGGGTGCCGTGCTCGGGCTGCTGGTCGGCACCCTGCTCTTCCTCGCGATCGGCCAGGTGGCCGGGTACGTCGTGCCGGCCGGGCTGACGTTCTTCCCGGCCGACCTCCGGCCCGTGCCCGTGCTCGCGGCCCTGATCGTGCTGCTGGTCCCCGTGACGACGGTGCTGGTCACGCTCTCGGCCCTGCGCCAGGTGCTCGTCGAGCCCCTCGGCGTGGTGCGGCTCAGCGGCCGACGGCGGCGCAGGTTCTGGTGGCGGCTGATCTTCCCGGCGGCCGGCCTCGCGCTGCTGCACCCGCTGGTCACGGGGCTGGACGACGCGCCCGAGACCCAGATCATGATCGTGGCCGGGCTGGTGTTCCTGCTGACCGGCGTCGCGCTGGTCCTGCCGTGGCTCGTGGAGGCGACGGTGCACCGGCTGCGCGGCGGCACGGTCGCGTGGGACCTCGCGGTGCGCCGCCTGCAGCTCGACAGCGGGACCGCGGTGCGCGCCGTCTCCGGGATCGCGGTCTCGGTCGCGGGGCTGATCGCCCTGCAGGGGCTCGTCGGGGCGATCGGCGCGCTGAACGCCGAGGCGCAGGCCGACACCCGGACCTTCCAGGCGGCCGTCCTGGACATCGACCCCGGCGCCGACACCAGCGAGGTCTGGGTGCGCGAGCTCGCGGGCGCGCGGGGCGTGACCGGGGTCGACACCCTGACCTCGGTGTGGGCGACGCCGGACGGGAGCAGCGCGGCGGACGACGAGATCCTGGTCGGCACGGGCACCTGCGAGGTCCTGGCCCAGGAGGCCCAGATCGGCACCTGCGCGGACGGCGACGTCTTCGTCGTCCTGCCCGACGGCGCGACCGCGCCCGCGGCGAACACCTCGTACCTGCTGGGCGACCCGGGAGCGGAGGCCGGTCCGGCCGACGACGCGGACGCCCTCGCGACCTGGACGCTCCCGGCGTCGGCCGAGACGGTGGCGCCGCCGGAGGGCGGGGTCACCGCGATGAACGGCGGCGGGCCCGCACAGATCCTGGCGACGCCCGGTGCCCTGGCCGGTGCGTCCTTCGCGCCGGTGTCGGTCACGACCTACGTCGCGCTCGATCCCGCCCAACCGGACGCCCTGGACCACTTGCGGACGGCGGCGGCGCAGGTCGATCCCGTGGCCTACGCGTCGCCGATCGAGCAGCGCGGCATCACCGCGGCGCTCGGCGGCATCCGGCAGGTGCTGCTGGTCGGCACGGTCGCGCTGCTGGCGATGGTCGGCGCGAGCATGCTGGTGAACGTCATCGAGCAGCTCCGGGAGCGGCGTCGGCTGCTGGCGGTGCTGGTCGCGTTCGGTACGCGGCGTCGGACGCTGAGCGCCTCGGTGCTCTACCAGGTGGCCATCCCGGTGGTGCTCGGGCTGGCCCTGGCGGTGGTGACCGGCTCGGTGCTGGCCGTGGCGCTGCAGACCGCCGTCGAGGCGCCGGTCCGGTTCGACTGGGCGGGCGTGGGCGCGACGTCGGGCGTGGCCGCGCTCGTGGTGCTGCTCACGACGGCGGCCGGGCTGCCGCTGCTGTGGCGCCTGACCCGGCCGGAGGGCCTGCGCAGCGAGTGA